A region of the Litchfieldia alkalitelluris genome:
CCCTTGCACCGGTGTTTGGCGGGAGAAAGGGAATCAAACAACGTCTTTCGTTCCCTTGCACCGGCTTTTGGCGAGAGAAAGGGAATGAAACAGCGCCTTTCGTTCCCTTGCACCGGCTTTTGGCAAGAGAAAGGGAATGAAACAGCGCCTTTCGTTCCCTTGCACCGGCTTTGGCAAGAGAAAGGGAATGAAACAGCGCCTTTCGTTCCCTTGCACCGGCTTTGGCAAGAGAAAGGGAATGAAACAGCGCCTTTCGTTCCCTTGCACCGGCGTTTGGCGAGAGAAAGGGAATCAGACACCGCCTTTCGTTCCCTTGCACCGGCTTTTGGCGAGAGAAAGGGAATCAAACAGCGTCTTTCGTTCCCTTCCGACGGCTTTTGGCAAGAGAAAGGGAATCAAACAGCGCCTATAAATCTAATTTTACCGAGCTACTAATCTTTTCAAAAGCATGGTTACAGATTAAGTAGACTAAATACGCTCCTGAACTGAAGCTAACTAAAGTGGTGTAGGGAATCCATAAAAAGAGTACACCGATCCCTAAAATAACGAGTACACCAAGTAATGTATAAGGAAAAAATGTCATCGAATAGATGAATGAGTTCTTCATTACCTGAAAGGTTCGTAGCTCGTAATTCACCATAACGGGAAACAAAAAGATTGTCGTTGAAAGAAGTAGAAAGCAAGCAAGAAAAAACACAGGGAAAAATAATAGCTTATATGATTCTAAGCTCGAGATGATGGTATAATTCATGTATAGTATGAAAGCGAATACAAACCAAAACATCCCAATGATAAAGCTTTGCTTAAAGTTGTCTTTGAATAAAGTAAAGAAAACCCTGAAAAGAGTGCTCTCATCTTTTTGTGTCCATTTTCGAACCACACCGAATAGTGCAGCTGTTGCTGGGAAGATCGTGATTAGTGGTAAACAACATAGAAACCATACGAGATTTAATAAGAAGACATTTGAAACAATTTCTAGAAATCGTACAAAACGACTGTTAAATAAGGTCATAATCGTATCTCCCACTATTTTTTAAATTTTCTATAAATCTATCATATTTGTTCTAAAATTAAAACGCAATCCTAGGAGGCTAAATCAAATGAAAAAATCACTAGTTAATCAAACGATTCAGCTTGGTGTTTGTTATTACCCAGAGCACTGGAATGAAGAGCTTTGGGAGGATGATTTTAAACGAATGAAGGACCTTAATTTCTCAGTTGTGAGGATGGCTGAATTTGCATGGTCTATTTTCGAACCTGAGGAAGCTCAATTTAGCTTTGAATTCTTTGACCGGGTGCTAGATCTAGCTCATCAATATGGATTAAAAGTAGTTTTAGGTACACCAACAGCTACACCGCCAGCCTGGCTTACATATAAATATCCTGAGGTACTGAATGTTTCGCAGGAAGGTGTTCAATATCAGCATGGTCAGCGCCGTCATTATAACTATAATTCTCCAATCTATCAGGAACTATCTGCGAGAATTGTTGAGAAAATGGCAGAGCATTATAAGAGTCATCCGGCAGTCATTGGTTGGCAGATTGATAATGAATTAAATTGTGAAATCAATGTTTTTTACTCAGAAGCAGATCATACGGCTTTTCGTTCTTGGGTAAAAAATAAATATGATAGTCTTGAAAAACTAAATCAAGCATGGGGTACGGTGTTCTGGAATCAAACGTATACAGAGTGGGAACAGGTCCATTTAACAAGGCCGACTGTCAGTGATTCACCGAACCCTCATCAAGCTCTTGATGAAAAACGCTTCATCTCAGATAGTGCAATCTCTTACGCAGAGCTTCAGGAAAAAATTATCCGAAAGCATGTGGGCGATAAGCAGTGGGTAACAACAAATGGTCTTTTTGGTCATTTAGATAATCATAAAATGACAGATGAGCTATTAGACTTTTTTGCTTATGATTCTTATCCGAATTTCAGCACGATCTATCCTGATACAGGTGAAAAACCGTTACTGGACCGAAAGTGGAGCTGGAACTTAAGTACCGTTCGTAGTATTTCACCTAATTTTGCGGTGTTTGAACAGCAATCTGGCCCTGGTGGGTGGGTGAATCGAATGGAGCAGCCATCTCCAAAGCCAGGTCAAATGAGATTGTGGACATATCAATCGATTGCCAATGGTGCAGATATGGTGTTGTATTTCAGATGGAGAACAGCAACAATGGGAACGGAAATTTACTGGCATGGACTAAATGATTACCACAATCAGCCAAACCGACGTATAAAGGAAGTCTCTCAGATTAGCGAGGAATTACAAAAAATTGGGGAGAAAATTGCAGGATCTACCTATAAAGCGGAAGTCGCAATCTTGAAAGATTATGAGAATGAATGGGACGGGGAATTAGATCTTTGGCATGGGCCACTTGAACAAAAAAGTGTGATGGCATGGTTTAAAGCGCTTCAATACAACCATGTTCCAGTGGATGCTTTTTATTTGAGTCAGGATACAAGCATAAACGACCTGGAAGGCTATAAAGTCCTTATTTATCCACACCCAACAATTTTAACGGAAGAAACAGCAAGTTTGTTACAAGAATTTGCAGAACAAGGCGGGACCGTGATTTTTGGCTGCCGCACAGGCTACAAAAACCTAGATGGACAGTGCTATATGAAACCATTCCCAGGACCAGTCTCCTCACTTTGTGGGGTAACAGTTGAAGACTTTTCATTAGTTGGTCCATATGAGAATGCACCAAGTATACAGATGGATGGGGAGCAACTTTCAGCTGATAGCTTTATTGAAGCATTAAAGGTGGAAAGTGAAGAAGCTGAAGTGATTGCAAGATTTGCGGAAGGATACATGAGCGAAAAGCCTGTTCTTGTGAAAAATCCTGTTGGAAAAGGTGCTAGCTATTATTATGGTAGTACATTTACACTTGGAACGGCGGAAAAACTCCTATCACTGTTAAACATATCAACGCCAATAGATTGGGTAAAAGCACCAGAAGCTGTTGAAATTGCGATCCGTAAAAAAGAAAACAACCAACCATTTGTGTTTTTATTAAATTATTCGAATCAAGAACAGGAAATCACCCTGTTACAAGAAGCAACAAATA
Encoded here:
- a CDS encoding beta-galactosidase, which encodes MKKSLVNQTIQLGVCYYPEHWNEELWEDDFKRMKDLNFSVVRMAEFAWSIFEPEEAQFSFEFFDRVLDLAHQYGLKVVLGTPTATPPAWLTYKYPEVLNVSQEGVQYQHGQRRHYNYNSPIYQELSARIVEKMAEHYKSHPAVIGWQIDNELNCEINVFYSEADHTAFRSWVKNKYDSLEKLNQAWGTVFWNQTYTEWEQVHLTRPTVSDSPNPHQALDEKRFISDSAISYAELQEKIIRKHVGDKQWVTTNGLFGHLDNHKMTDELLDFFAYDSYPNFSTIYPDTGEKPLLDRKWSWNLSTVRSISPNFAVFEQQSGPGGWVNRMEQPSPKPGQMRLWTYQSIANGADMVLYFRWRTATMGTEIYWHGLNDYHNQPNRRIKEVSQISEELQKIGEKIAGSTYKAEVAILKDYENEWDGELDLWHGPLEQKSVMAWFKALQYNHVPVDAFYLSQDTSINDLEGYKVLIYPHPTILTEETASLLQEFAEQGGTVIFGCRTGYKNLDGQCYMKPFPGPVSSLCGVTVEDFSLVGPYENAPSIQMDGEQLSADSFIEALKVESEEAEVIARFAEGYMSEKPVLVKNPVGKGASYYYGSTFTLGTAEKLLSLLNISTPIDWVKAPEAVEIAIRKKENNQPFVFLLNYSNQEQEITLLQEATNMLTGDRVSGSVVMEAYGVMVLEGK
- a CDS encoding YesL family protein — translated: MTLFNSRFVRFLEIVSNVFLLNLVWFLCCLPLITIFPATAALFGVVRKWTQKDESTLFRVFFTLFKDNFKQSFIIGMFWFVFAFILYMNYTIISSLESYKLLFFPVFFLACFLLLSTTIFLFPVMVNYELRTFQVMKNSFIYSMTFFPYTLLGVLVILGIGVLFLWIPYTTLVSFSSGAYLVYLICNHAFEKISSSVKLDL